One window of Actinomycetota bacterium genomic DNA carries:
- a CDS encoding cyclase family protein, which yields MAVPEVFAELAGRVNNWGRWGDDDEFGTLNLVDTVAVKRGAEAVQSGERISLALPLHADGVQTGLVPPGRQNPVHTVVQANHRPHDDPDSVASSDDRLELWLQAATHWDALSHVSYRGNHYNGIPTDAITMEEGATRLGIEKVEALVSRGVLLDVARALGSERLEPGYAITPDDLDAALELAGTQLEAGDIVLVRTGQMMLAHAGDRMGYLYPAPGLSMHCAPWFHERDVAAVATDTIGLEVYPSEIDDWSLPVHLLHLVEMGLLQGQNFDLEELAAQCTTDDRYTFLLSAPPEPVVGAFGAPVVPIAVR from the coding sequence ATGGCGGTACCTGAGGTGTTCGCGGAGCTCGCGGGGCGCGTGAACAACTGGGGACGGTGGGGCGACGACGACGAGTTCGGGACGCTGAACCTCGTCGACACCGTCGCGGTGAAGCGCGGCGCCGAGGCGGTGCAGAGCGGCGAGCGCATCTCGCTGGCGCTGCCCTTGCACGCCGACGGGGTCCAGACCGGGCTGGTCCCACCGGGGCGGCAGAACCCGGTGCACACGGTGGTCCAGGCCAACCACCGCCCGCACGACGATCCCGACTCCGTCGCGAGCAGCGACGACCGGCTCGAGCTGTGGCTGCAGGCCGCGACGCACTGGGACGCGCTGTCGCATGTCAGCTACCGGGGCAACCACTACAACGGCATCCCCACCGACGCCATCACGATGGAGGAGGGGGCGACCCGGCTCGGCATCGAGAAGGTCGAGGCGCTGGTATCGCGGGGCGTTCTGCTGGACGTCGCCAGAGCGCTCGGCTCCGAGCGGCTCGAACCCGGCTACGCCATCACGCCCGACGACCTCGACGCCGCGCTCGAACTCGCCGGCACGCAGCTGGAGGCGGGAGACATCGTGCTCGTCCGCACGGGGCAGATGATGCTCGCCCACGCCGGCGACCGGATGGGCTACCTCTACCCCGCCCCCGGCCTGTCGATGCACTGCGCCCCCTGGTTCCATGAGCGTGACGTCGCCGCCGTGGCCACCGACACGATCGGCCTCGAGGTGTACCCCAGCGAGATCGACGACTGGTCCCTGCCGGTCCACCTGCTCCACCTCGTCGAGATGGGGCTGCTGCAGGGGCAGAACTTCGACCTCGAAGAGCTCGCGGCCCAGTGCACCACCGACGACCGCTACACGTTCCTGCTCTCGGCACCACCCGAACCGGTTGTCGGGGCGTTCGGGGCGCCGGTGGTCCCCATCGCGGTGAGGTGA
- a CDS encoding AMP-binding protein: MNLTVADLYRRLADDPRPALRFEDRSWSWQEHVRLSAARAAFLQAERHDGPFHIGLLLDNAPEYPLLLGAAAMAGAVVVGLNPTRSPADLERDVAHTDCQFVITDAGYLALVEGVDVPLWDVESRGYLQVVQTHAPAPIPTVGPSPEDLFVLIFTSGTTSDPKAVRNSHDKVVASSIAAAKMVELGPDDVTYCAMPLFHSNALLTAWGPSLAVGATLALRRRFSASGFMADVRRFGATYANYVGKPLSYVLAEPERPGDDVNPLRRVFGNEASPRDVVRFAQRFGCRVTDAYGSSEGGIAVFRTEETPPGSLGQPVGDVRVLDPDTGEECAVADLDGQGLLRNPQEAIGELVRVDSVGRFEGYWRNEEADAERVHDGRFHSGDLGYRDADGHLYFAGRLGTWLRVDGENLAVAPIEQALGEHPDIVDVAVYGVPDDVGDAVVAAIVLREGTSFDPDHFAYWVDSRRDLGRKARPTYIRILSRMPHTATNKTVTRGLAEQGLDVRDPVWMRERGAPTYTPYAPE; encoded by the coding sequence GTGAACCTCACGGTCGCCGATCTGTACCGCCGGCTCGCCGACGATCCGCGCCCCGCGCTGCGGTTCGAGGACCGCTCGTGGTCGTGGCAGGAGCACGTCCGGCTCAGCGCCGCACGGGCGGCCTTCCTCCAGGCCGAGCGGCACGACGGACCGTTCCACATCGGTCTCCTCCTCGACAACGCGCCCGAGTACCCGCTGCTGCTCGGTGCCGCAGCGATGGCCGGGGCGGTGGTCGTCGGCCTGAACCCGACGCGCTCGCCCGCCGATCTCGAGCGCGACGTCGCCCACACCGACTGCCAGTTCGTGATCACCGATGCGGGCTACCTCGCGCTGGTCGAGGGTGTCGACGTCCCGCTGTGGGACGTGGAGTCGCGCGGGTACCTCCAGGTGGTCCAGACCCACGCGCCGGCGCCGATCCCGACCGTCGGGCCGTCGCCGGAGGACCTTTTCGTCCTGATCTTCACGTCGGGAACGACGTCCGACCCGAAGGCGGTCCGCAACAGCCACGACAAGGTGGTCGCGAGCTCCATCGCGGCGGCGAAGATGGTCGAGCTCGGACCCGACGACGTCACCTACTGCGCGATGCCGTTGTTCCACTCCAACGCGCTGCTTACCGCGTGGGGACCCTCGCTGGCGGTCGGGGCGACGCTGGCGCTGCGGCGACGCTTCTCCGCGTCGGGGTTCATGGCCGACGTGCGGCGGTTCGGGGCGACCTACGCCAACTACGTCGGCAAGCCCCTGAGCTACGTGCTGGCCGAACCGGAGCGCCCCGGCGACGACGTCAACCCCCTGCGCCGCGTGTTCGGCAACGAGGCCTCGCCCCGTGATGTCGTGCGCTTCGCGCAGCGCTTCGGCTGCCGGGTCACCGATGCGTACGGCTCGAGCGAGGGTGGCATCGCGGTGTTCCGCACGGAGGAGACGCCGCCAGGTTCGCTGGGACAGCCGGTCGGTGACGTCCGCGTCCTCGACCCGGACACGGGGGAGGAGTGCGCCGTCGCGGACCTCGATGGCCAGGGGCTCCTACGCAACCCGCAGGAGGCGATCGGTGAGCTGGTCCGGGTCGACTCCGTCGGCCGGTTCGAGGGCTACTGGCGCAACGAGGAAGCCGACGCGGAGCGTGTGCACGACGGCAGGTTCCACAGCGGCGACCTCGGGTACCGCGATGCGGACGGGCACCTGTACTTCGCGGGGCGGCTCGGCACGTGGCTCCGCGTCGACGGCGAGAACCTCGCGGTCGCCCCGATCGAGCAAGCGCTCGGCGAGCACCCCGACATCGTCGACGTCGCCGTCTACGGCGTGCCCGACGACGTGGGCGACGCGGTGGTCGCCGCGATCGTGCTCCGCGAGGGCACGTCCTTCGACCCCGACCACTTCGCTTACTGGGTCGACAGCCGCCGCGACCTCGGCCGGAAGGCACGTCCGACCTACATCCGCATCCTGTCGCGCATGCCCCACACCGCCACCAACAAGACCGTCACCCGCGGCCTCGCCGAGCAGGGCCTCGACGTCCGCGATCCGGTGTGGATGCGCGAGCGGGGCGCCCCGACCTACACCCCGTACGCGCCCGAGTAG
- a CDS encoding NAD(P)/FAD-dependent oxidoreductase: MARVLVLGGGFGGLAGAHELRTLLPDEHEVTVVARDDRFFAGFAKLWDLGDVRPLEQGTRSLTALSEHGIGFVQATVDRIEAAAGRVATSTGDLDADFLLVALGAVDDPDHRGALAGPAALNVYDADALPTIKRALDTLEGGRVIVGVLGAPFKCPPAPFEAAFVVEERLRRNGSRDRIEVHVAHPAPMTLPVAGAEASTFIAEALAERGIGLHLEHGYAALDGDVRTVAFSNGETMEFSLFLGVPRSVPPPVVADSDLAGEGGWIRPDRLTLRTEIDGVYAVGDCTFIPTAAGQPLPMAGVFARGEAISAARNIAAEIVGGEESHFDGHGSCYLELWDQRVAVVEGDFYADGGPVVGLSQPTTEAFTAKQRFEQQLLDAWLG; the protein is encoded by the coding sequence GTGGCGCGGGTGCTGGTCCTCGGCGGCGGCTTCGGCGGACTCGCCGGGGCGCACGAGTTGCGGACCCTGCTCCCCGACGAGCACGAGGTCACGGTCGTCGCGAGGGACGATCGTTTCTTCGCGGGGTTCGCCAAGCTCTGGGACCTGGGAGACGTCCGCCCGCTCGAGCAGGGCACGCGGTCGCTCACAGCGCTGAGCGAGCACGGGATCGGGTTCGTGCAGGCGACGGTCGACCGCATCGAGGCGGCAGCGGGACGGGTCGCGACCAGTACCGGCGATCTCGACGCGGACTTCCTGCTCGTCGCGCTGGGCGCGGTCGACGACCCCGATCACCGCGGGGCGCTCGCCGGTCCCGCTGCCCTGAACGTCTACGACGCCGACGCACTGCCGACGATCAAGCGCGCGCTCGACACGCTCGAGGGCGGACGCGTGATCGTCGGGGTACTCGGGGCGCCGTTCAAGTGCCCGCCCGCCCCGTTCGAGGCGGCCTTCGTCGTGGAGGAGCGACTCCGCCGCAACGGCAGCCGCGACCGCATCGAGGTGCACGTCGCCCACCCCGCCCCGATGACCCTGCCCGTGGCCGGGGCAGAAGCGAGCACCTTCATCGCGGAGGCGCTCGCCGAGCGCGGCATCGGACTGCACCTCGAGCACGGCTACGCCGCGCTCGACGGTGACGTCCGCACGGTCGCGTTCTCGAACGGCGAGACGATGGAGTTCAGCCTGTTCCTCGGCGTCCCGCGCAGCGTCCCTCCCCCGGTCGTGGCGGACAGCGACCTCGCCGGTGAGGGGGGATGGATCCGCCCCGACCGACTCACGCTCCGCACGGAGATCGACGGGGTCTACGCGGTCGGCGACTGCACGTTCATCCCCACCGCTGCCGGCCAGCCACTACCGATGGCGGGCGTGTTCGCGCGGGGCGAGGCGATCTCGGCGGCACGCAACATCGCGGCCGAGATCGTCGGAGGTGAGGAGTCGCACTTCGACGGCCACGGGTCCTGCTACCTCGAGCTGTGGGACCAGCGCGTCGCCGTCGTCGAGGGTGACTTCTACGCCGACGGTGGCCCCGTGGTCGGCCTGTCGCAGCCGACCACGGAGGCTTTCACCGCCAAGCAGCGCTTCGAGCAGCAGCTCCTCGACGCGTGGCTCGGCTGA
- a CDS encoding acyl-CoA/acyl-ACP dehydrogenase, whose amino-acid sequence MFPTEEQHALREMARDLFAAASPPKRLRALWDGEDRGRDVWKRLADAGLTGLTVPQEHGGGGGGFREVVLVLGEAGYAALPEPLLETVAVGVPLLTEIARLAEETPGGAWAHGWLERIAAGDAIVTVQLGGAPYVVDADVADLLLTEIEGSLFALTDFGAEPVVTEDRARRLFDAHAIVDSRSAVTHRPAILEPARDRGAVGTAALQTGIARRLLDTTVEYARTRQQFGQPIGAFQAVQHQLADVHVALTAAGGAVWHAAGAIDDDGPDRAHAAAVAKAAANDAASLANRVALQLHGGIGFTWEHDLHLWLKRGLALQQAYGSAREHRRRIAADLFDEESR is encoded by the coding sequence GTGTTCCCGACCGAGGAACAGCACGCGCTGAGGGAGATGGCCCGCGACCTGTTCGCCGCGGCGTCGCCGCCGAAGCGGCTCCGCGCGCTGTGGGACGGAGAGGACCGCGGCCGCGACGTCTGGAAGCGGCTGGCCGACGCCGGGCTCACGGGCCTCACCGTCCCCCAGGAACATGGAGGTGGTGGAGGGGGCTTCCGCGAGGTCGTGCTCGTGCTCGGCGAGGCTGGCTACGCCGCTCTGCCCGAGCCTCTGCTCGAGACCGTCGCCGTCGGGGTGCCGCTGCTCACCGAGATCGCGCGCCTCGCCGAGGAGACTCCCGGCGGGGCGTGGGCACACGGCTGGCTCGAACGCATCGCCGCTGGCGATGCCATCGTGACCGTCCAGCTCGGTGGCGCCCCGTACGTCGTGGACGCCGATGTCGCGGACCTCCTCCTCACCGAGATCGAGGGCAGCCTCTTCGCACTGACCGACTTCGGCGCCGAACCCGTCGTGACGGAGGACCGCGCCCGCAGGCTCTTCGATGCCCACGCCATCGTGGATAGCCGGAGCGCGGTCACGCACCGTCCGGCCATCCTGGAGCCAGCGCGTGACCGTGGCGCGGTCGGCACCGCGGCACTCCAAACGGGGATCGCCCGGCGTCTGCTCGACACCACGGTCGAGTACGCCCGCACGCGCCAGCAGTTCGGCCAACCCATCGGGGCGTTCCAGGCGGTGCAGCACCAGCTGGCGGACGTGCATGTCGCGCTGACCGCTGCGGGCGGGGCGGTGTGGCACGCCGCCGGGGCTATCGACGACGACGGTCCCGACCGCGCGCACGCCGCTGCCGTCGCCAAGGCCGCGGCCAACGACGCCGCGAGCCTCGCCAACCGGGTCGCGTTGCAGCTCCACGGCGGCATCGGCTTCACCTGGGAGCACGACCTGCACCTGTGGCTCAAACGGGGGCTGGCGCTGCAGCAGGCGTACGGCTCGGCTCGGGAGCACCGGCGTCGCATCGCGGCGGACCTGTTCGACGAGGAGTCTCGGTGA
- a CDS encoding SRPBCC family protein — MRLRMEVDVAADRAAVFELLSDLRGYGDWLGASASFRTVDVDGDAPVGAGTRYRDVFQQRFAEGEVTRFEPPVRLAFREALGGRGDATITTCYRLEQLPGGTRVQRHYHFRARGRARYDLWRLRGEIRAENRRILSRLRDHLERDRSR, encoded by the coding sequence GTGAGGTTGCGGATGGAGGTCGACGTTGCCGCCGACCGGGCTGCGGTGTTCGAACTGCTGTCGGATCTGCGCGGCTACGGCGACTGGCTCGGCGCGTCAGCTTCGTTCCGGACCGTCGACGTGGATGGGGACGCGCCGGTCGGCGCGGGGACGCGCTACCGCGACGTGTTCCAGCAACGCTTCGCCGAGGGCGAGGTGACGCGGTTCGAGCCACCGGTCCGGCTGGCGTTCCGAGAGGCGCTCGGGGGAAGAGGGGATGCCACCATCACGACGTGTTACCGCTTGGAGCAGCTACCCGGCGGGACCCGGGTCCAACGCCACTACCACTTCCGTGCCCGCGGCCGTGCCCGGTACGACCTCTGGCGGCTGCGCGGCGAGATCCGTGCCGAGAACCGTCGCATCCTCTCACGCTTGCGCGATCACCTCGAGCGGGATCGCAGCCGGTGA
- a CDS encoding nuclear transport factor 2 family protein → MTEWDTREVSDRLQIAELLATYTHAIDARDFDLVASCFTEDATLDYTASGGPRAPRDESVAWLAEGLSGIPFTQHYVTNQRITLDGDDATSRAYFLHPLSLPGRPEPVLMGGTYLDQLRRTDEGWRITERVQSLTWVQGVDPATLGVTIDGA, encoded by the coding sequence GTGACCGAGTGGGACACACGCGAGGTCTCTGACCGCCTGCAGATCGCGGAGCTGCTGGCGACCTACACGCACGCCATCGACGCGCGCGACTTCGACCTCGTCGCATCGTGCTTCACCGAGGACGCGACGCTCGACTACACGGCCAGCGGCGGACCGCGCGCGCCCCGCGACGAGTCGGTCGCGTGGCTCGCCGAGGGACTGTCCGGCATCCCCTTCACCCAGCACTACGTCACCAACCAACGCATCACGCTCGACGGCGACGACGCCACCTCGCGCGCCTACTTCCTGCACCCGCTCTCCCTCCCCGGTCGCCCCGAGCCCGTGCTGATGGGTGGCACGTACCTCGACCAGCTCCGCCGCACCGACGAGGGATGGCGCATCACCGAGCGGGTCCAGAGCCTCACCTGGGTCCAGGGCGTGGACCCCGCCACGCTCGGCGTGACCATCGACGGTGCCTGA
- a CDS encoding TIGR03619 family F420-dependent LLM class oxidoreductase, with protein sequence MRFWMGIAFADSDHLVPLGQAAERAGFHGVAISDHIFYPQEFSEPYPYSDDGAPPYQPDTAWPDPWVTISHLAAVTERLRFSTNVYVPVARDLFTVAKAVSTAAVLSGGRVEFGVGPGWCRDEFDQMGQDFATRGRRLNEMLEVLPQLWTGEWVEHHGEFFDFDPLRIAPTPPDPIRIIVGGHSTAAYRRAARYGDGWLGVLYTPEEAERRVGEVHEALEAAGRDPDGFDLTLSLLARDDLDLYRHVGSLGVTGILHAPWMLATDPDGNHSTALPDRLAAIERFGAEVIAPLT encoded by the coding sequence ATGCGCTTCTGGATGGGCATCGCCTTCGCCGACAGCGACCATCTCGTGCCCTTGGGGCAAGCCGCCGAGCGCGCCGGGTTCCACGGTGTCGCGATCAGCGACCACATCTTCTACCCGCAGGAGTTCTCCGAGCCCTACCCCTACAGCGACGACGGCGCCCCGCCCTACCAGCCCGACACGGCGTGGCCCGATCCCTGGGTCACGATCAGCCACCTCGCGGCGGTCACGGAACGCTTGCGCTTCAGCACCAACGTCTACGTCCCGGTCGCGCGCGATTTGTTCACCGTTGCCAAGGCCGTGAGCACGGCTGCCGTGCTGTCGGGAGGGCGGGTCGAGTTCGGCGTCGGTCCCGGGTGGTGTCGCGACGAGTTCGACCAGATGGGCCAGGACTTCGCGACCCGGGGGCGACGACTGAACGAGATGCTCGAGGTGCTGCCTCAGCTGTGGACGGGCGAGTGGGTCGAGCACCACGGCGAGTTCTTCGACTTCGACCCGCTGCGCATCGCCCCGACCCCGCCCGACCCGATCCGCATCATCGTCGGCGGACATAGCACGGCGGCCTACCGCCGCGCCGCCCGGTACGGGGACGGCTGGCTCGGCGTCCTCTACACGCCGGAGGAGGCGGAGCGTCGGGTCGGTGAAGTCCACGAGGCGCTCGAGGCGGCGGGGCGCGACCCCGACGGTTTCGACCTCACGCTGTCGCTGCTCGCCCGCGACGACCTCGACCTGTACCGCCACGTCGGGTCGCTCGGCGTCACCGGCATCCTCCACGCCCCGTGGATGCTGGCCACCGATCCGGACGGCAACCACAGCACCGCGCTCCCCGACCGCCTCGCCGCCATCGAACGCTTCGGGGCGGAGGTCATCGCCCCGCTGACCTGA
- a CDS encoding acyl-CoA dehydrogenase family protein codes for MDPPLTSAHVAFRDEARAWLADHVPDLPPPGSPEAFEQHVSWERELHEAGFQALHWPEEYGGRGADVVTQAIFEEEYVRADGPDRVTVLGTNLLAPTLFAHGTDAQRQRWLPDILAARTIWSQGFSEPDAGSDLASLRTRAERDGDDLVVNGQKIWTSYGAYADWIFALVRTSNFSAPRADSTPDGPTKHAGITFVAIDLRSDGVEVRPIIQLDGHAGFSEVFFTDVRVPIDQVIGEIDDGWPVAMTTLAAERDAPAAPPARYERDLRDLIDIARAVGLDTDDVVRDRIAGLHVRVECYRHQAAATVATLAAGGSLGDGASVTKLLWSELERDLYAFGLELLGAHGEVLDDRAPLRDVAGWHSRYWYARAATIYAGTSEIQRNILARRVLALPKA; via the coding sequence GTGGATCCGCCCCTTACCTCAGCGCACGTCGCGTTCCGCGACGAGGCACGCGCGTGGCTCGCCGACCACGTCCCCGATCTGCCGCCTCCCGGCTCACCCGAAGCGTTCGAGCAGCACGTGTCGTGGGAGCGAGAGCTGCACGAGGCCGGCTTCCAGGCGCTGCACTGGCCCGAGGAGTACGGCGGTCGGGGCGCGGATGTCGTCACGCAGGCGATCTTCGAGGAGGAGTACGTCCGCGCGGACGGTCCCGACCGCGTGACCGTCCTCGGCACGAACCTGCTCGCCCCGACGCTGTTCGCGCACGGGACCGATGCACAGCGACAGCGCTGGCTGCCCGACATCCTCGCCGCGCGCACGATCTGGTCGCAGGGCTTCAGCGAGCCCGATGCCGGCAGCGACCTCGCATCGCTGCGCACCCGCGCCGAGCGCGACGGTGACGACCTGGTCGTGAACGGCCAGAAGATCTGGACCAGCTACGGGGCGTACGCCGACTGGATCTTCGCGCTCGTGCGCACCAGTAACTTCAGCGCCCCGCGCGCCGACTCGACACCCGACGGACCCACCAAGCACGCCGGCATCACGTTCGTCGCCATCGACCTGCGCAGCGACGGCGTCGAGGTCCGCCCCATCATCCAACTCGATGGACACGCCGGCTTCAGCGAGGTGTTCTTCACCGATGTCCGCGTCCCCATCGACCAGGTCATCGGCGAGATCGACGACGGCTGGCCCGTGGCCATGACCACGCTCGCCGCCGAGCGTGACGCCCCGGCCGCCCCGCCTGCCCGCTACGAGCGTGACCTGCGCGACCTCATCGACATCGCGAGGGCCGTTGGGCTCGACACGGACGACGTCGTGCGCGACCGCATCGCGGGTCTGCACGTCCGCGTCGAGTGCTACCGCCATCAGGCAGCTGCGACGGTCGCGACGCTCGCGGCCGGGGGCTCGCTCGGGGACGGGGCGTCGGTGACGAAGCTGCTGTGGTCGGAGCTCGAGCGCGACCTCTACGCGTTCGGCCTCGAGCTGCTCGGGGCGCACGGCGAGGTCCTCGACGACCGCGCCCCGCTGCGCGACGTCGCCGGTTGGCACTCGCGCTACTGGTACGCGCGCGCGGCGACGATCTACGCCGGCACGTCGGAGATCCAGCGCAACATCCTCGCCCGTCGCGTGCTCGCGCTGCCGAAGGCGTGA
- a CDS encoding carboxypeptidase, protein MLLSPRRSVVTRGRTALALCAAAALALAFAPASGGSDSASAPTAADDFTPQLVTVDTPTRADKDRLTDLGLDLTEHAGHDYVEVVLHSSADEAALRAAGLTWDVRIGDLVAREVERREFDAAFAAANPATDLPSGRNSYRVLEDFGNEIDQLVSDHPDVAKRISIGESLEGRDLTGIEIGVDVNEPEDGRPVFLMFGAHHAREWPSAELPMEFAYELLQGYTDPDHPDHERIVDLLTRGRAIIVPVSNPDGFDASRTSGDLIDLRDETYDPVTSVPDSVLGPGTTAILATPGNAYKRKNCRYLDGFTHPAGTCLLVASPGGSGTGIDLNRNYGALWGGPGASPDPWAATYRGAGPFSEPETQAIRSLISTRQVTTLITHHTFSNLILRPVGVQPSTIHPDGNPVGFSPDECFPTAEGDRGAQWLGELMAAQNGYSNQFGWELYDTTGTTEDYSYNATGGFGYTFEIGPTEFHPPFEEVIAEYTGETAAAQAVTPENAGAVTTENAADCGEHEHETVGGGNREAMLIAFENAVDATTHSLITGTAPAGATLTLERTGVFPLWNGTLVGDTVATAMIVDDGGSFEWHVNPSTRPFVQSRMAPILSDPKDELTVNDVTPPTLGIRANNHTFVVTEDADILTATVRAAATLSGTVFNYAEYHLRLVDPNGAVVAEATEFGPINSLSWTGPDGAGVPAGSYTLRVTNIINPTAAYSLNASTQDVIGERTPRSFESWTLTCMTPEGLAGQAGVAVERGEQVDVGAICG, encoded by the coding sequence ATGCTCCTCTCCCCGCGACGCTCCGTCGTCACCCGCGGGCGCACCGCCCTCGCCCTGTGCGCCGCAGCCGCGCTCGCGCTGGCCTTCGCGCCGGCGAGCGGCGGTTCGGACTCGGCATCCGCCCCGACCGCCGCGGACGACTTCACCCCGCAGCTCGTCACGGTGGACACGCCCACGCGAGCGGACAAGGACCGGCTCACCGACCTGGGCCTGGACCTGACCGAGCATGCGGGCCATGACTACGTCGAGGTCGTGCTGCACTCCTCGGCTGACGAGGCGGCCCTGCGGGCGGCCGGGCTCACGTGGGATGTTCGCATTGGCGATCTGGTGGCGCGCGAGGTCGAGCGTCGCGAGTTCGACGCGGCCTTCGCGGCAGCCAACCCCGCGACCGACTTGCCCTCCGGGCGCAACAGCTACCGGGTGCTCGAGGATTTCGGCAACGAGATCGACCAGCTCGTCTCCGACCATCCCGACGTGGCCAAACGCATCTCGATCGGCGAGTCCCTCGAGGGTCGGGACCTGACCGGGATCGAGATCGGCGTCGACGTCAACGAGCCCGAGGACGGCCGCCCCGTGTTCCTCATGTTCGGCGCCCACCACGCCAGGGAGTGGCCCTCGGCGGAGCTGCCGATGGAGTTCGCTTACGAGCTGCTGCAGGGCTACACCGATCCCGACCATCCAGACCACGAGCGCATCGTCGACCTGCTCACCCGCGGTCGGGCCATCATCGTGCCCGTGTCCAACCCCGACGGCTTCGACGCGTCGCGCACCTCGGGCGACCTCATCGACCTGCGTGACGAGACCTACGACCCCGTGACCAGCGTGCCGGACAGCGTCCTCGGCCCGGGCACCACCGCGATCCTCGCCACGCCCGGCAACGCTTACAAGCGCAAGAACTGCCGCTACCTCGACGGCTTCACCCACCCCGCGGGCACGTGCCTTCTGGTCGCCTCGCCCGGCGGGTCAGGGACCGGCATCGATCTCAACCGTAACTACGGCGCCCTGTGGGGTGGGCCGGGTGCCTCCCCGGACCCGTGGGCGGCGACCTACCGAGGCGCAGGCCCGTTCTCGGAGCCCGAGACGCAGGCCATCCGCTCGCTGATCTCCACGCGTCAGGTGACGACCCTGATAACCCACCACACCTTCTCCAACCTCATCCTTCGCCCCGTCGGCGTGCAGCCGAGCACGATCCACCCCGACGGCAACCCGGTCGGCTTCTCGCCTGACGAGTGCTTCCCGACCGCCGAGGGTGACCGCGGGGCGCAGTGGCTGGGCGAGCTGATGGCCGCACAGAACGGCTACAGCAACCAGTTCGGCTGGGAGCTGTACGACACCACCGGCACCACCGAGGACTACAGCTACAACGCCACCGGCGGGTTCGGCTACACGTTCGAGATCGGGCCTACCGAGTTCCACCCGCCGTTCGAGGAGGTCATCGCCGAGTACACCGGCGAGACGGCCGCTGCTCAGGCCGTGACCCCCGAGAACGCGGGCGCGGTCACGACGGAGAACGCTGCGGACTGCGGCGAGCACGAGCACGAGACGGTGGGCGGCGGCAACCGTGAGGCGATGCTCATCGCGTTCGAGAACGCCGTCGACGCCACGACGCACTCGCTGATCACCGGTACGGCGCCGGCGGGCGCCACGCTGACCCTCGAGCGCACCGGCGTCTTCCCGCTGTGGAACGGCACGCTCGTCGGCGACACCGTTGCGACCGCGATGATCGTGGATGACGGCGGCAGCTTCGAGTGGCACGTCAACCCCTCGACGCGCCCCTTCGTGCAGTCGCGGATGGCGCCGATCCTCAGCGACCCAAAGGACGAGCTGACCGTGAACGACGTCACCCCACCGACACTCGGGATCCGCGCCAACAACCACACGTTCGTCGTGACCGAGGACGCCGACATCCTGACCGCGACCGTCCGTGCCGCCGCGACCCTGAGCGGCACGGTGTTCAACTACGCCGAGTACCACCTGCGCCTGGTCGACCCCAACGGTGCGGTGGTCGCGGAGGCGACCGAGTTCGGACCGATCAACTCGCTGTCCTGGACCGGTCCCGACGGCGCAGGTGTCCCCGCGGGGAGCTACACCCTCCGTGTGACGAACATCATCAACCCCACGGCCGCGTACTCGCTGAACGCGTCGACGCAGGACGTCATCGGCGAGCGGACACCTCGCAGCTTCGAGAGCTGGACGCTCACGTGCATGACGCCCGAGGGACTCGCGGGGCAGGCTGGGGTCGCGGTCGAGCGGGGCGAGCAGGTCGACGTGGGCGCGATCTGCGGCTGA
- a CDS encoding SDR family oxidoreductase: MLLEGRAAIVSGVGPGMGRSIALALAREGANVALGARTASTLDEVAAEVEALGRRALAVPTDITDAGACEALADAAAEAFDGIDVLVNNAFVQPPLETIEDNDISVWEDAFRINVFGTLQVTKAVLPHMKARASGSIVFINSMSIRRIRRNFGAYAATKSALMATAQTLAKEHGRDGIRVNSIVPGYIWEDKLKWWFGHQAEQRGVDPQIVYDEVASENPLHHLPTPDEIADAVLFFASDLSRVITGQALDVNAGHWFH, from the coding sequence GTGCTGCTCGAGGGGCGGGCGGCGATCGTCTCGGGGGTAGGTCCCGGCATGGGGCGCTCGATCGCGCTCGCCCTGGCGCGTGAGGGCGCGAACGTCGCCCTCGGGGCGCGGACCGCGTCGACCCTCGATGAGGTCGCTGCCGAGGTGGAGGCGCTGGGCCGCCGCGCCCTCGCCGTACCGACCGACATCACCGACGCCGGGGCGTGCGAGGCGTTGGCGGACGCCGCTGCGGAGGCGTTCGATGGCATCGACGTGCTGGTCAACAACGCGTTCGTGCAACCTCCGCTGGAGACCATCGAGGACAACGACATCTCGGTGTGGGAGGACGCCTTCCGCATCAACGTGTTCGGCACGCTCCAGGTGACCAAGGCGGTCCTACCTCACATGAAGGCGCGCGCTTCGGGCTCGATCGTGTTCATCAACTCGATGTCGATCCGCCGGATCCGCCGCAACTTCGGGGCGTACGCCGCGACGAAGTCGGCGCTGATGGCGACCGCCCAGACGCTCGCCAAGGAGCACGGTCGCGACGGCATCCGGGTCAACTCGATCGTCCCGGGCTACATCTGGGAGGACAAGCTGAAGTGGTGGTTCGGTCACCAAGCCGAGCAGCGGGGCGTCGACCCCCAGATCGTCTACGACGAGGTCGCCTCCGAGAACCCCCTCCACCACCTCCCGACGCCGGACGAGATCGCCGACGCGGTGCTGTTCTTCGCCTCCGACCTGTCCCGGGTCATCACCGGACAAGCCCTCGACGTCAACGCCGGCCACTGGTTCCACTGA